Genomic segment of Trueperaceae bacterium:
TAGGTTATGGGCATGCGAGAACCGGAGCGACCGAACACGGGGGCCGGCCATGCTGCCGCCTCGGGGGAGACCCCAAGATCCGCTTCCGAGGGGCTGCTCGACGAGTTGGCGGCGGAGCGTGGGCGGAACCGCATGGCTGCCGTGTTCACGGGTCTCACGGGCCTCGGCCTGGCCGCCGCCGTGCTGGCCGTGGTGGTCGGGCGCGCTTACGACGGTCAGGGAAGCGGCTGGCTCGCCGACTACGTCGGTGTCGGCGGTGTGGCGGGCCTCGTCGCTGCGGTCGGGCTGGCCGTCGCCTTCCTGGCCGGCGGCGTGCCGGCCGCCGCCGAGGCCCTCGCCGAGCTGACGCGTGAGCGCAAGTTCGACATCGACCTCCTCATGGTGCTCGCCGCGGTGGCGGCGGCACTCGTGGGCGAACCCCGAGACGGTGCCGTGCTGCTCTTCCTCTTCAGCCTCGCCGGCACGCTCGAGGACCATGCCTTCACCAACACGAAGGGGGCCGTCGCGGCGCTCATGCAGCTGAAGCCCGAGACGGCCACGCTCCTGGAGGGCGACGAGCTACGCGTGGTGCCGTCCGACTCGGTCCCCATCGGCGCACGCCTGCTCGTGCGGCCGGGCGAGCGCGTGCCCCTCGACGGCGTACTGGAGCGCGGCGCGTCGAGCGTGGACCAGTCGCCCATCACGGGCGAGTCCGTTCCCGTCGACAAAGCCGTCGGCGACGCCCTGTTCGCCGGCAGCATCAACGGCTACGGGGCGCTCGAGTTGCGGGTCACGAAAGACGCGTCCAGCTCGACCCTGGCTCGCATGATCGAGCTCGTCACCGAGGCCAGGGCCAGCCGCTCGCCCAGCCAACGTTTCAGCGACTGGTTCGGCCAGCGCTATACGGTGCTCGTCATCGCCGGGACGGCGCTGGCGCTCGCCGCGTTCCTCCTCTCGGGCACCGACCCGCACGCGGCGTTCTACAAGGCCGCCACCCTCCTCGTGGTGGCGAGCCCATGCGCCATCGTGATCAGCGTGCCGGCCGCCGTCCTCTCGGCGTTAGCGCGCGCGGCTCGCATGGGCGTGCTCTTCAAGGGCGGCGGGGCCCTCGAGCGCTTCGGGGCCGTGACCACCATCGCGTTCGACAAGACCGGCACCCTCACCGAGGGACGCATGCAGGTGACGAACATCATGGCGTTCGGCCAGAGCGACGATGCTGCGCTCGCCGCCGCCGCGGCCATCGAGGCCGCCTCCGACCACCCCCTCGCCAAGGCGCTCTGCCTGGCGGCCGACAGCCGCGGGCTCGCCTGTCCGACCCCCTCCGACGTGGTCGCCGTGCCCGGCAAGGGCCTGGTGGGGAAGCTGGCCGGCACACCGCACTGGGTGGGCAACCGCAAGCTGGCAGCCGAGCTCGGGGTCGGGCTGGCCGAAGAGGCCGCCGCCGCCCTGGCTCGACTCGAGAGCGCGGGGAAGACGGTGGTCATACTGGGCGACGCGCAGCGCGTCACCGGGCTCTTCGGCATGGCCGACGTCGTGCGGCCGAGCGCGGCGCCCGCCTTGTCACAGCTCGCCCGGGCCGGGGTGAAACGTTTCGCGATGCTCACGGGCGACCACGCGGCCGTAGCGCGCGACGTGGGGCGCACGCTCGGGCTGGGGTCCGAAGGGGTACGCGCCGACCTCTTACCGGACGAGAAGGTCGCGGTCGTCCGCGAGCTGGGAGCGGGCGGCACGGTGGCCTTCGTGGGTGACGGCGTCAACGACGCGGCCGCCCTCGCGAGCGCCGACGTCGGCGTGGCTATGGGAGTGGCCGGCAGCGACGCGGCCCTGGAGGCAGCCGATGTCGCCCTGCTCTCGGACGACCTCTCACGGCTCCCCGAGGCGTTCGAGCTCGCGAAGCGCGCCAACGGCGTGATCAGGCAGAACCTCGCCTTCGCGCTCGGGATCATGGTCCTGATGGTCATCGTCACGCTCTTCTCCCACCTTCCTTTGCCCCTCGGGGTCATCGGGCACGAGGGCGGCACCATCCTGGTGGTGGCCAACGGCTTGCGCCTGCTGGGCTTCGCGCCGCGGGCGCACAAGGACGCCGAGCGTCCTGCGACCACCCTCTCGACCAGCGTGAGCTGACGGCGCGCGGCACGTGAGCCCGGGCAGGACGAGCGCCTAGATCTGGTCGGCTCCGACCAACTTGCGTGACTCACAAGTAACGCCCAGCCCCTAGCCTCTTTTCGAAGGAGGGAGAGGGTATGGGCAGGGCAGCACGCAGCGGAAACCGGCCGGCGGTCGCCGATCGGCATGGCGAACGGCAAGGCGCGGCGCCCCGGTCTTGGGTCCGGGCCTCGAGGCGGTGGCGCTCGCTCGTGCCGATCCTCACCACCTTGGCGGCAGCGGCCGTCCTGACGTTGCCTACGGCCCTCGGCGCCCAGGCCAGCCGCGCCTGGAACGCCACGCCCTACCCTCTCGGCTCGGTGCCCGTCGTGTTGCAGTCGCAGCGCAACGACTGCGGGCCGGCCGTCGTCGCCACGCTCGCCGCCTGGTCCGGGAGTAGGCTCGAACTGGCTTCGGTCACCGCCGCCGCGCGGCTCGCTCCCGATGGCCTCAGCTTGGGCGAGTTCGCTCGCCTCGCCGACCGCTTCGGGTTCCCTGGCACGTGGTACCGGGTCGGTCCTGCCGACCTGGCCGGGCTGCCCCTACCGTTCGTCGCTCACATGAACGTCGTCGGCTCCGCGCCGCTCGGTCACCTCGTCGCCGTGCGCGCCGTCACTCGCGGCGCGGTGACGGTGGCAGACCCCGCCGTTGGCGCGTACGTGCTCCCGCTCGACGCCTTCGCGCGCCGCTTCAGCGGCCGCGTGTTCCTGCTCGGGGCGCTCTAGATGTCGGCCCCGTTCACATCGCTGCCCCGTCCCACCGCGTTCAGGAACGACTCGCCCGGCGCGGCCACAGCGACCGCTTCATCCTGGAGCGCTCCCGCCACCGGGGCGGAGCTATACGTCTCCTGCCTGGCGAGCATGGTCCTGTTGGCAGCCGCCTCACGGCCGTGGGCCGCCTCGCCCGCCCTCGCCTGGGTAGCCTTCATGCCGACCTTCCATCTGGTACAGGTCCTGGCCGCGCGCCGGCGCTTCCTGCTCGCGGCCGTCTGCGGCGCGCTCACTGCGCTCGGAGTCACCTCGGTGGCTTACGAAGCGACCCTGGCCCTCTCACTGCCCGCGTACCTGGTCGTCGCCAGCGCGGCCGCGCTGCCGTTCGGCGCCGCTTGCGGCGCGGCCGCGTTCGTGGTCGCGCGCTTGCGGGGCGGCGCTCGGCGCCTTGTCTGGCTCGTCCCCCCTGTCTTCTGGTGCTGCGCCGAGCTGGCGACCCGCCAGGAGTGGCTTGCGGGAGCCTGGGCACCGTCCCTCGCCGTGATCGGTTACTCCCAGGCGGAGACGCCCGCCGTCCACCTGGCGCGCCTCGGCTCGGTAACGGCAGTGAGCCTGGCGGTCCTGCTCGCCAACGCGCTGGCGCTAGAGGCTGTGCACCGCGTCATGGCGAGCGCTCGTCTTCACGGCTGGGCGCCTCGGACCGCGTCGGCGACCCTTCTGCCCGTCGGGGGCCTCGGGCTCCTTGCGCTGGTCGTCTGGTCGGTCGCCACGGGGGCACCGGCCGCCACGTCGCTTACTGCCGTAGACGGCGCGACGATCGCAGCGGGTAAGCAGGCTGTCGGAGAGGCGGTCGCCACCCCTGGGCAGGCCGTTGCTGCCGCGCCGGCAGGCGAGTGGGGCGTCACGCGCATCGTGGTGGTGCAACCCAACCTACCGGCCACCGCGCGCGCCGCCGCCGGGTCCGATGAGACCCTCGCCGCCGAACTCTTAGCGACCCTGGCCGACCTCTCCCGCTCGGCAGGCACAGGAACCGCGGCCGTCACCGTTTGGCCCGAGGGAGTCTGGCCGGGCCGCCTCGGCTATGTCTCATCGCGCGCCGCTTCCGGAGCGCCGCTCACCGGCGACCAGCGCCTGACCCTGGCCGGACTGGCGCCGCTGCTCACAGGCGCCGCGTCGCGCGACGAGGATGCCGGCGCATACGGCAACTCGGCTTTCGTGCTCGTCGGTTCGGAGCTCATCCATGTCGCCGACAAGCGGCGCCTCGTGCCGTTCGCCGAAGCCGGCCTCACGGCAGGGACGACCCAGGGCGCCACCGAGGTGGGCGGCGTCCTGGTCGTTCCGGTGATCTGTTACGACATCGCCTTCCCGGCCACGGTGCGCGCAGCCGCGCGCGACGGGGCCGAGTTGCTTGCCGTCATCACGGACGACACGTTCGCGGCCGGCGGCGACGTTCCTCTTCAACACCTACGCGTCGCGCGTCTACGCGCGGTCGAGAACGGCGTGTGGTCGGCCTTCGCCTCGAACGGCGGCCCCAGCGCCATCATCGACCCGGCCGGACGGCTGGTCGAGCGCTCCACGCCTGGCGTGGCCACCACGCTCGGCGCGACCGCGAGGCTTAGGGCCGGTTCCACGCCGTACTCGCGGTACGGGGACTGGGCCGGGGTGCTCACCTGCCTAGCCGCGCTGGGCTTGGTGGGCGCCGCGGGGCGCGAAGGGGGTGGATACCGCCGATCGCCTTCCGCCTGAAGCACCTCGACACTTCCACCGGAGGAAACGTGAAACGCCTCGAACTACGGTCCGCTAGCACGCTGCTACTCATGCTCCTGAGCATGTCGCTCGGCTCCACCCACGCCGCCACCGTTCCGCTCGGCATGGGCGAGCTCGCGGCCGTGACGGCCGGCTTCTGCAACAACTGTCCACCGGACGAGGAACCGAACGAGCCGCCCCCACCGCCGAAGCTCGTCGGCTACTCGTGGGAGATCGTGAGCTCCAGCACCGGGAAGCCCACTCAGACGAGCTACTCGATGGAGCGCGACTTCACCAACCCGTCCTCCGTGCCGGTCACTTATACGTACGTGATCGACGAGCAGTGCAGGATGACCCTGACCAGCGGCGGAGCAGGCATCTCGGCGGCTCTCAGTCTGTCCGTCGGTTTCAGCAGGGTCTGCTCCAATCCGACGACGGCCCAGCTCACGGTCCCACCCAACAAGCGGATCAAGCTCTACAAGGGCAACATGCGCGTGACCACGACGTACGTGGCACACAAGTTCGCCAATTACAGCGACGGCAGCTCGCAAGACACCGGCGTCGCCGACCGCGGCACGACCAACAAGACCTACATGAAGTACACGACGATGGACGGCGCACTCTGATCGGCCGGTGGGTGGTGGGCGCGCTCGCGCTCACCACCCACCACCAAGCGTCGAGATGGGAGAAGCATGAGACAAGCAGGTTATCGCCTTCGGCTCCTGAGCACCCATAGGGTACATGCTCCTTGGCGCGGCCTCGCACGCATGCGGCCCGGCCTTCGGTCCAGCAAGGTCGCGGCCGGGTACGGCAGCTTCGCAGGCGTGCGGCTGGGCGGCCTCCGCCATGCGGTGGCGCTCGTCTGCCTCGCCACGGCTGGTCTGGCCGCCGTCGGCCGGTCCGTGGCGGGGGCGGGGCCGGACCTCGCACCCGTCGTAGGCATCCACTTCGAGGACCTGGCCCCGGGCTCCAACGGTGGCGCCACGCTCGCGGTCGCCAACCCGCGCCGTGCGGCGGCGGACTCCGTATCGGCCACGTCCGATTCCGACTGTCTGGACGTGGCCGAACCCACCAACACCCGCTTCGAGGTCTGGCGCGTTCCGGCGAAGCTCACGCGCATGGAGCCTTGCAGCGCGAGCGTTACCGTCGCAGCGACGTACGGCGCGGAGACATGGCTCGGCAGGGTGCTCGTCGCTCTCTATCCGCTGGCGGACATCTCTCCGCTCGGGGCTGGCTCTGGGCTCGAGCTCACGGTCGTCTCGGGAACCGATGCGTACGAGGACAGCGGCGGCGAACCGGGGCGCAAGTTCGACGAGCTGGCCTTGGTCAACGGCTCCGAGCTGACGGTACGGTTCATGAGCCTGAGCCGGAACCCCGCCCGTGACGAGCTCCTCGGCAGCCCTTTCCTCCGCGCGGAAGAGCGAGGCACCCGCCTCAGACAGCCCCTGCCGGACGACCGCATCCCGCGCGCCGGCATCGCCATCCCGCCAGGTGGTCGGCTCACGGTGGGCATCGAGGCCACGGCCAACGGACGCCTGACGGGCAGCCCGACGGCCGTCACGCTCGGCCTACTGCCCATCGTCTCCATCGGCGAGGTGAGCTACTACCTCGAGACGGGCCTCGTGACGTCGTTCTCATGGCCAGACGGTCGCTGATAGGCGAGTCGTCCCGCGCGCCGCGCTGCGGATCGGCGCGCACTCCAGGGCACGAGCGGGCGGGCGTTCCGCGACGGTGCCCGGTCCGCGCGTTCCGGCGCCCGTCGTGGGGCGCCCTACCGGGCCGGTCGCCGCGCACCCGCGCAGGGCGTACAACGCGCGCCGCCCTGTTGCTCGCCCTGCTCGCTCCCGGTGCAGCGGCGGCCGCGCAAGGATCGGTTCTCGAGCCCCTCCTCGCCGCGTACGAGGCCCACTACTCCCCGCCCGCGTTCTTGACGCAGCAGGCGAACGAGCTGGCAACCTCGGCGCTCGCCCACGAGTTGGCGCGGCTCCCTGAGTTAAGCGTCGCGGAATCGGTCACCTGGCGCGACTTCTCCAGCGTCGAGGTGAGCCTAGGGATGAGCGCGTCGATACCCCTCTATCGCCTCCGGACGGAGCCGGAGGCAGCTCTGCTCGCCGAGCAGCGATCCGCGTTCACGGCGTTCACGACGGCGACAGCGACTGCGGCAAGGGCCGAGTTCATACGCGACGTTCTCTCCCTGGCCCTCGTGACGGATCTTAGTGCCGCCGCTACGGCGACCTTGACCGAGTTCGAGCGGTACTGGCGACCGCCGACGAGCCATGCCGATGCGCTTGTGCTGCGCCCGGGGGAACGCGAGCTGCTCGTGGTCCACCAGGAAGTCGCCGGGCTGGCGCGCTTCGCCGCCGCCAACGCGACGGAACTGTGGCGCAGGCTGGAGCGCATCCACGGCGTGCCCGCGACCGCCTTGAGCCTGCCGACCTTCGATGAGCTGAAATCCGCCATCCTCACGGACCCACCGAGCCTGACGGTCTGTCTTGCGAGCGGTCCTGAGGCTCTAGCCGCGGTGTCGCTGCACCGCCAGCGCGCCTTGGAGCGGGCATTGGCCTCCACGGCCGGCGTCGAGATCGGGCTGTTCGCCCGGGCCGACTACCGCGGCCGGTTCCCGAGCGCCTCCGACGCAGGGGCGGCGACCGCGGCCATCGGGCTGGAGGCACGCATCCCGCTACCGGGCCACTGGCCCGCCTCCGGCGAGCTGACCGGCAGGGTGAGTCCGACCGGCGCCGAGCAGGCGTTCCGGTTGACTTGGCCGACCGCCGCGACGACCGGTTCACTCGGGTCGACGGATGACGAACGGTTCGACGATCTCGAGCTTGCCGACTCCCTCGAGTACCTCACGGCCACGGTGACGGCGCTGCTCCGTTCCTACGAGTCCGCAGCGTCCGGAGTGGACGCGGCGGAGCTGACGCTCCTCTGGCTAGTGCGTGATCACATGCCTGACGCAGTCGGTCTCGAGGCGGCGCGCGCTGCAGCGCGTGCCGTCGAGGATCCGGTGCTCGCCATGCACGTCGTGAACGCCCGCGCCGAGCTCGCGTTCGCGGAAGCGGAGCTCGCCGGCCTCGCGCTGGACCTCCAGGTCGCGTGCGGAACGGGACGGCTCGGCTCGTCGCAGCCGGAAGCACCCGGTCCGTGAGCGGTCGACGCCTGACGCTCGGCTTCGAGCGGGGGCGGCTCCGCGGGACCGCCTGCATCGCCGGGGTCCTGTTCGCGGCCGTACTCATCGGGAGCATGCTCGCCTTCGCCGAGGTCTGGACCGGGGCCGGCATCCTTCCTAGCTGGGCGCCGCGGGCGCCGTACCGACTGGCCCGCGCACTGCCAACGCTGCCGTTCGCAGGATCGCCCGCCTGGGCGTGGGTCCGCCGCCATGTGGTCGGGGTCTCGCGCTGGCCCACGGCTGCCGCGCCTTGGTCGAATGCCGGCGCACCGAGCGAGCCTGCGCTTGGTCCTGGTGCTTACCTCGGTTGGAGCGACGGTGTTAGGGGCAGCATCACGTTCCACGGGCACGCCTGCAGCGCCTCCGACCCCCTCGTGACGTTGACGCTGTCCCTCGGCGATACGCGGATCGAGCTCGAGCGCAGCGCCGTGGTCGCCACCGACGACGACGTCGGCATCGGCTACCGCCTCCCCCTCACGACCGTGACGGCCCCTTTACCGCCCGGAGAGTACTCGGCAGGCGCCACGGCGCGGTGCCGTTCCGGTGAGGAGACCCGGCACCAGCTCGGCGCGGTGCGCATAGTGGCGCGGCCGGCCGACAGCGCGGGCCTCGTCGTGAGCACCTCGTCCACGCCTTCGGGCGGCGTTCCGGCCGTGCTCTCGGTCTTCAACCTCGGGCACCGGCCCGCGAGGTTGACGCGTGTAGAGTACGCGCCGGAAGTGGCCGCGACCGGCCAGGTCCTCGCCGGCGCCGGCAGCGTCGAGCAAGTGGCCAGGTGGCGGGCGAGCCTGTTCGGGAGCGAACCAGGCGGTTCCGACCCCACGTCACCTGACGCACTGCCGCCGGGTGCTACGCAGACCAACCCGACCGCGAGCGGCGGCGCGTCTGCCGACGGTTCCGGACCGCGGACGGCGGCCGACCAAGCGCTCCGCGTCCGCCCGGCGGCGAGCCTCGACCTAACCATCGAGCCCGATCAAGCGGCCCTCATCGTCGTGACGACCGCATCGTTGTACCCGACCAGGCCGAGCAGGCCCGTGCTCTTCCGTCCGCTCGTCCTGTACGAGACCGCCGCTGGCGAGCAGGGCGGCATGCTCGTGCGCGACCGCCTGGCCGTCGGATGGACGGGGCCGTGAGGGTGGGGCGGCGGCCGGGCGACAACGCCAGGACCGCCCCGCCGTGTGCTACCATGGGCATTTGCCGCGTGAACGCATCGGGCATGCCCGGGCACGCGTGGTGGCGAGCCAACGTTGGGTAGGGCGAGCGCGGGCCGTATCACGGTCTGTCGCGTCGTGTCTCTACCCGTCAAGGAAGGAGGTGCACATGCCGAACGAAGCAGCGAAGTACGATCTCAACGTCATCCTCGACCCTAGCCTCAGCGAGCAGCAGGTCCAGGCCGAGAAGGACGCCGTGGCGCTCCATGTGGAACGCGCGGGAGGCGAGGTTCTCCAGCTCGACGAATGGGGCATGCGCCGTCTGGCGTACCCGATCCGCAAGGGCAACGAGGGCTACTACCTCATCTATCGCCTACGCTTGAGCGGCGAAACCCCCAAGACCATCGAAGCTGCGTTACGCCAACGCGATAACGTCATGCGAGTCCTGGTCGTCCGGGAACGCCCGGAGTGGAAGACGAAGAAGGAACCGAAGGCCGAAGGCAAGGCCAGCGTCGCCGCCTAAGCCGAGAGAACCTGTTGACGAGCGGTTGGAGAGTCACCCATGGCACGTGGCATGAACACAGTTCTACTAGTCGGCACGCTGGTTCAAAGACCGGAGCTGCGCTATACCCCTGGCGGGTTGGCCATCCTGGAGATGAACCTGGCCGGCAACGATCACGTCATGGGGGAGGACGACAGACCCCGCGAGTTGGCCTGGTACCACAGGGTCACCCTGTTCGGCGCCCAGGCCGAGACGATGGCTGAGCAGTTGCAGGAAGGCACCCACGTGTTCGTGGAAGGCCGCCTCAACTACCGCACTTGGGATGCCCAGGACGGCCAGAAGCGCAACGCGCTCGACGTCAACGCCCAGCGCGTCGATGTCGTCACGGTCGGCGTTCGCACGGGTGAGCCGACGGTCATCGACGCGCGCGGTCAGCATCGCCTCAAGGACGCCCTCAACCAGGTGCTCATCGTGGGTAACCTGACCCGCGACGCGGAGCTGCGCACCACCCCCTCGGGGGCGTCGGTGACGCGCTTCGGCGTGGCCGTCAACGAGCGCTTCAAGGGGCGCGGCGGGGACGACCAGGAGCGCACCGCCTTCGTCGACGTCACCGTGTGGCGCGACCTGGCGGAGGGCTGCGAGTCGCTTCGCAAAGGCGACGCGGTCTTCGTCATCGGTCGTCTCGTCAACGACTCTTGGACGGACAAGGAAGGCAATCGCAGGTTCACGACGCGCCTCGAAGGCCAGCGCGTCGAGTTCCTCACTCGCGGTCCCGGCAGCGGTGGAGCCGGAACCCGTCCGGAGCGCACAGTCGCTACCGGCGCCCAGGCGAGACCGTCGAAGCTGGATATCGACGAGGAGTTTCCACCAGAAGAGGATCTACCCTTCTAGATGGCAAGAGAAGCACGGGAAAAGGGCGGCGATCGCCGTCGGCGTGGAGGCGGCCGCCGCGGCCGCAGGCCACGCGTCTGCCCGTTCTGCGCGGGTGAGTACGAGATCATGGATTACCACGACGGCAGGGTGCTGAGGCGCTTCATCTCGGACACCGCCAAGATCCTGCCCCGTCGCCGCACCGGCGTGTGCGCCAAGCATCAGCGTCGGCTCGCCACCACCATCAAGCGTGCGCGTATGCTCGCGATCATCCCGATCACAGAGAAGCTGGTGCGGAAATGAACGTGATCCTGCTGGAGCCCGTCGAGAAGCTGGGCGAAGCAGGCGACATCGTCCGCGTCAAGGACGGTTACGCCCGGAACTTCCTGGTTCCGCAGGGCTTGGCGCTGCCGGCGACCAAGTCGAACCAGGCCGAACTCCAGGCGCGCCTGGCTCAGCGCGCCCGCCAGTTGGCGGAGCGCAAGTCCGACGCCGAACGCCTCGCCGCCATGCTCGGCGACGCCAAGGTGGAGATTCGCGTCAAGGCCGGGGAAGGCCGGATCTACGGCTCTGTCGGCAACCGCGACATCGTGGACGCCCTCAAGGCCGCCTACGACGTGGAGATCGACCGTCGCAAGGTCCTCCTCGCCGAGCCCATCAAGGTGACCGGCGAGCATTCGGTCCCGTACCGCCCGCACCCCGAGGTCACTATCGACCTCAAAGTGCTGGTCGTGGCCGAGGGCGAAGCCTGAGGACCGGGCTAGCCTGCCCTAGCAACTGAAAAGCCGCGGCCGGTGACTTACCGGCCGCGGCTCTCGTTTGGAGGTCGGGTCGCTCGTTCGGACATGTCAGCAGCCGGACCGCACCAGAGCATGCGCTCCCGCCGCCCGCTTCTCAGCAACCGGACCG
This window contains:
- a CDS encoding heavy metal translocating P-type ATPase, whose amino-acid sequence is MREPERPNTGAGHAAASGETPRSASEGLLDELAAERGRNRMAAVFTGLTGLGLAAAVLAVVVGRAYDGQGSGWLADYVGVGGVAGLVAAVGLAVAFLAGGVPAAAEALAELTRERKFDIDLLMVLAAVAAALVGEPRDGAVLLFLFSLAGTLEDHAFTNTKGAVAALMQLKPETATLLEGDELRVVPSDSVPIGARLLVRPGERVPLDGVLERGASSVDQSPITGESVPVDKAVGDALFAGSINGYGALELRVTKDASSSTLARMIELVTEARASRSPSQRFSDWFGQRYTVLVIAGTALALAAFLLSGTDPHAAFYKAATLLVVASPCAIVISVPAAVLSALARAARMGVLFKGGGALERFGAVTTIAFDKTGTLTEGRMQVTNIMAFGQSDDAALAAAAAIEAASDHPLAKALCLAADSRGLACPTPSDVVAVPGKGLVGKLAGTPHWVGNRKLAAELGVGLAEEAAAALARLESAGKTVVILGDAQRVTGLFGMADVVRPSAAPALSQLARAGVKRFAMLTGDHAAVARDVGRTLGLGSEGVRADLLPDEKVAVVRELGAGGTVAFVGDGVNDAAALASADVGVAMGVAGSDAALEAADVALLSDDLSRLPEAFELAKRANGVIRQNLAFALGIMVLMVIVTLFSHLPLPLGVIGHEGGTILVVANGLRLLGFAPRAHKDAERPATTLSTSVS
- a CDS encoding cysteine peptidase family C39 domain-containing protein; its protein translation is MPILTTLAAAAVLTLPTALGAQASRAWNATPYPLGSVPVVLQSQRNDCGPAVVATLAAWSGSRLELASVTAAARLAPDGLSLGEFARLADRFGFPGTWYRVGPADLAGLPLPFVAHMNVVGSAPLGHLVAVRAVTRGAVTVADPAVGAYVLPLDAFARRFSGRVFLLGAL
- a CDS encoding apolipoprotein N-acyltransferase, whose translation is MPTFHLVQVLAARRRFLLAAVCGALTALGVTSVAYEATLALSLPAYLVVASAAALPFGAACGAAAFVVARLRGGARRLVWLVPPVFWCCAELATRQEWLAGAWAPSLAVIGYSQAETPAVHLARLGSVTAVSLAVLLANALALEAVHRVMASARLHGWAPRTASATLLPVGGLGLLALVVWSVATGAPAATSLTAVDGATIAAGKQAVGEAVATPGQAVAAAPAGEWGVTRIVVVQPNLPATARAAAGSDETLAAELLATLADLSRSAGTGTAAVTVWPEGVWPGRLGYVSSRAASGAPLTGDQRLTLAGLAPLLTGAASRDEDAGAYGNSAFVLVGSELIHVADKRRLVPFAEAGLTAGTTQGATEVGGVLVVPVICYDIAFPATVRAAARDGAELLAVITDDTFAAGGDVPLQHLRVARLRAVENGVWSAFASNGGPSAIIDPAGRLVERSTPGVATTLGATARLRAGSTPYSRYGDWAGVLTCLAALGLVGAAGREGGGYRRSPSA
- the rpsF gene encoding 30S ribosomal protein S6, with amino-acid sequence MPNEAAKYDLNVILDPSLSEQQVQAEKDAVALHVERAGGEVLQLDEWGMRRLAYPIRKGNEGYYLIYRLRLSGETPKTIEAALRQRDNVMRVLVVRERPEWKTKKEPKAEGKASVAA
- the ssb gene encoding single-stranded DNA-binding protein; protein product: MNTVLLVGTLVQRPELRYTPGGLAILEMNLAGNDHVMGEDDRPRELAWYHRVTLFGAQAETMAEQLQEGTHVFVEGRLNYRTWDAQDGQKRNALDVNAQRVDVVTVGVRTGEPTVIDARGQHRLKDALNQVLIVGNLTRDAELRTTPSGASVTRFGVAVNERFKGRGGDDQERTAFVDVTVWRDLAEGCESLRKGDAVFVIGRLVNDSWTDKEGNRRFTTRLEGQRVEFLTRGPGSGGAGTRPERTVATGAQARPSKLDIDEEFPPEEDLPF
- the rpsR gene encoding 30S ribosomal protein S18, which encodes MAREAREKGGDRRRRGGGRRGRRPRVCPFCAGEYEIMDYHDGRVLRRFISDTAKILPRRRTGVCAKHQRRLATTIKRARMLAIIPITEKLVRK
- the rplI gene encoding 50S ribosomal protein L9, whose amino-acid sequence is MNVILLEPVEKLGEAGDIVRVKDGYARNFLVPQGLALPATKSNQAELQARLAQRARQLAERKSDAERLAAMLGDAKVEIRVKAGEGRIYGSVGNRDIVDALKAAYDVEIDRRKVLLAEPIKVTGEHSVPYRPHPEVTIDLKVLVVAEGEA